From a region of the Corallococcus coralloides DSM 2259 genome:
- the sucC gene encoding ADP-forming succinate--CoA ligase subunit beta encodes MKIHEYQGKELFRKYGVPTPRGILALSPDEAEAAAKELATPVVVVKSQIHAGGRGKGGGVKLAKSPAEAKELARQMLGMMLKTIQTGPEGQKVHKVYIEEGLDIGQELYLGVTLDRATSRITFMASTEGGVEIEEVAEKHPEKILRAVVDPAVGFADFQGRELAFGLGLTGPTVNKFVQFCSALYKMYVETDASLVEINPLVIRKSGGVVALDAKVTFDENALYRHKDLLEYRDLAEEEPRETQAKEYDLAYIALDGNIGCMVNGAGLAMATMDTIKLVGGAPANFLDVGGGASKEKVTAAFKLILADPQVKAVLVNIFGGIMKCDVIAEGIIAAAKEVQLKIPLVVRLEGTNVEQGKELLRNSGLAITPADNLRQAAEKAVAAIK; translated from the coding sequence ATGAAGATCCACGAGTACCAGGGCAAGGAACTCTTCCGGAAGTATGGCGTGCCCACGCCGCGCGGCATCCTCGCGCTCTCTCCCGATGAGGCGGAGGCCGCGGCGAAGGAGCTCGCGACGCCCGTCGTCGTCGTGAAGTCGCAGATCCACGCGGGTGGCCGCGGCAAGGGCGGCGGCGTGAAGCTGGCCAAGAGCCCCGCGGAGGCCAAGGAGCTGGCCCGGCAGATGCTGGGCATGATGCTCAAGACCATCCAGACCGGCCCGGAAGGGCAGAAGGTCCACAAGGTCTACATCGAGGAAGGTCTCGACATCGGCCAGGAGCTGTACCTGGGCGTGACGCTCGACCGCGCCACCAGCCGCATCACCTTCATGGCGTCCACCGAGGGCGGCGTGGAGATTGAAGAAGTGGCGGAGAAGCACCCGGAGAAGATCCTCCGCGCCGTCGTGGATCCCGCGGTGGGCTTCGCGGACTTCCAGGGCCGCGAGCTGGCCTTCGGCCTGGGCCTGACGGGCCCCACGGTGAACAAGTTCGTCCAGTTCTGCAGCGCGCTCTACAAGATGTATGTGGAGACGGACGCGTCCCTCGTGGAGATCAACCCGCTGGTCATCCGCAAGAGCGGCGGCGTGGTGGCGCTCGACGCGAAGGTGACCTTCGACGAGAACGCGCTCTACCGGCACAAGGACCTGCTGGAGTACCGCGACCTGGCGGAGGAGGAGCCCCGCGAGACGCAGGCCAAGGAGTACGACCTGGCCTACATCGCGCTGGACGGCAACATCGGCTGCATGGTGAACGGCGCGGGTCTGGCCATGGCCACCATGGACACCATCAAGCTGGTGGGCGGCGCTCCGGCCAACTTCCTGGACGTGGGCGGCGGCGCGAGCAAGGAGAAGGTGACGGCGGCCTTCAAGCTCATCCTCGCGGATCCGCAGGTCAAGGCGGTGCTCGTCAACATCTTCGGCGGCATCATGAAGTGTGACGTCATCGCGGAAGGCATCATCGCGGCGGCGAAGGAAGTGCAGCTGAAGATCCCGCTCGTCGTGCGCCTGGAAGGCACCAACGTGGAGCAGGGCAAGGAGCTGCTCCGCAACTCGGGCCTCGCCATCACCCCCGCGGACAACCTGCGCCAGGCGGCCGAGAAGGCCGTGGCGGCCATCAAGTAG
- the sdhB gene encoding succinate dehydrogenase iron-sulfur subunit: MDTAQASAVSSKTISFRIWRQDDPNKPGHFEEFKVPYAKGANVISCLMEIQRNPVTVEGKKVAPVVWDSACLEEVCGSCAMNINGRVRMACSALVDKLQQPITLEPMKKFPVVRDLTVDRDRMFESLKRVKGWIPVDGTYNLGPGPRQSQKDHSVMYVLSTCITCGSCLEACPQVTLDNDFIGAAPISQARLFNMHPTGKLNAEERTRALMGPGGIQDCGKAQNCVKVCPKEIPLTTSIAVMNREVSKLIIKDIFFKEEEQKASAGPG; this comes from the coding sequence ATGGACACCGCACAGGCCAGCGCCGTCAGCTCGAAGACCATCTCCTTCCGCATCTGGCGGCAGGATGATCCGAACAAGCCCGGGCACTTCGAAGAGTTCAAGGTTCCCTATGCGAAGGGCGCCAACGTCATCTCCTGCCTGATGGAGATCCAGCGCAACCCCGTCACCGTGGAGGGCAAGAAGGTGGCCCCCGTGGTGTGGGACTCCGCGTGCCTCGAAGAGGTCTGCGGCAGCTGCGCCATGAACATCAACGGCCGGGTGCGCATGGCGTGCTCCGCGCTGGTGGACAAGCTCCAGCAGCCCATCACCCTGGAGCCGATGAAGAAGTTCCCGGTGGTGCGCGACCTCACCGTGGACCGCGACCGCATGTTCGAGTCGCTCAAGCGCGTGAAGGGGTGGATCCCCGTCGACGGCACGTACAACCTGGGCCCCGGCCCGCGCCAGTCGCAGAAGGACCACTCCGTGATGTACGTGCTGTCCACGTGCATCACCTGCGGCAGCTGCCTGGAGGCGTGCCCCCAGGTGACGTTGGACAACGACTTCATCGGCGCCGCCCCCATCAGCCAGGCCCGCCTGTTCAACATGCACCCCACGGGCAAGCTGAACGCGGAGGAGCGCACGCGCGCCCTCATGGGCCCCGGCGGCATCCAGGACTGCGGCAAGGCGCAGAACTGCGTGAAGGTCTGCCCGAAGGAGATCCCCCTCACGACCTCCATCGCGGTGATGAACCGCGAGGTGAGCAAGCTGATCATCAAGGACATCTTCTTCAAGGAAGAGGAGCAGAAGGCCTCCGCCGGTCCGGGCTAA
- the sdhA gene encoding succinate dehydrogenase flavoprotein subunit: MAAAARFTVVGGGLAGLMTTIKLAEAGHQVDVLSLVPVKRSHSVCAQGGINGAVNTKGEGDHPDIHVKDTLRGGDFLAEQVSVKGMCYAAPGIIYLLDRMGVTFNRTPEGLLDFRRFGGTLHNRTAFAGATTGQQLLYALDEQVRRYEAEGKVTKYEYWEWLGTVKDESGRCIGSVAMDLRTMEIRTFPAEAVCLATGGPGIVFGRSTNSIINTGTAAGRAYMEGALYANGEFIQVHPTSIPGEDKLRLMSESVRGEGGRVWVPKKKGDTRNPREIPESERWYFLEEKYPKYKNLVPRDVATREIFMVCRDLGMGLGGRDGVYLDVTHIPAKTLDAKIKGVMEIYEKFVGDDPRHTPMVIFPGMHYSMGGLHVSFEADSRTQTPLDGSPVNQSTRIPGLYAAGEADYAFHGANRLGANSLLSCIYSGMIGGPAMVSFAKSQTTSAAAMPEKYFADAKKYWQDRFATIKAMNGQENPYQIAKELGEVMTENCTVVRYNDRLKKTIERVRELKQRWNNVNVLDTGVVANRALSYTNQVWNMLELGEVIATSALLRDESRGAHYKPDFSLPEPKVKDPTQDPEWMALWRQRHEKWAKTTIATYAPQGPQISYQDLPTPVLDPEPRWYA; encoded by the coding sequence ATGGCGGCAGCAGCGCGATTCACGGTGGTGGGCGGCGGTCTCGCCGGGCTGATGACGACGATCAAGCTGGCGGAGGCGGGTCACCAGGTGGACGTGCTCTCGCTCGTCCCCGTCAAGCGTTCCCACTCCGTCTGCGCCCAGGGCGGTATCAACGGCGCGGTGAACACCAAGGGTGAGGGCGATCACCCGGACATCCACGTGAAGGACACGCTGCGCGGCGGCGACTTCCTCGCGGAGCAGGTGTCCGTGAAGGGCATGTGCTACGCGGCGCCCGGCATCATCTACCTGCTGGACCGCATGGGCGTGACGTTCAACCGCACGCCGGAAGGCCTGCTGGACTTCCGCCGCTTCGGCGGCACCCTGCACAACCGCACCGCGTTCGCGGGCGCCACCACCGGCCAGCAGCTGCTCTACGCGCTGGACGAGCAGGTCCGCCGCTACGAGGCCGAGGGCAAGGTCACCAAGTACGAGTACTGGGAGTGGCTGGGCACGGTGAAGGACGAGTCCGGCCGCTGCATCGGCAGCGTGGCCATGGACCTGCGCACCATGGAGATCCGCACCTTCCCGGCGGAGGCGGTCTGCCTGGCCACGGGCGGCCCCGGCATCGTCTTCGGGCGCTCCACCAACTCCATCATCAACACCGGCACCGCCGCGGGCCGCGCGTACATGGAAGGCGCGCTGTACGCCAACGGCGAGTTCATCCAGGTGCACCCCACCTCCATCCCGGGCGAGGACAAGCTGCGCCTGATGAGCGAGTCCGTGCGCGGCGAGGGCGGCCGCGTCTGGGTGCCCAAGAAGAAGGGTGACACGCGCAACCCCCGGGAGATCCCGGAGAGCGAGCGCTGGTACTTCCTGGAAGAGAAGTACCCCAAGTACAAGAACCTGGTGCCGCGCGACGTGGCGACGCGCGAGATCTTCATGGTCTGCCGCGACCTGGGCATGGGCCTGGGCGGGCGCGACGGCGTGTACCTGGACGTGACGCACATCCCGGCCAAGACGCTCGACGCGAAGATCAAGGGCGTGATGGAGATCTACGAGAAGTTCGTCGGAGATGATCCGCGCCACACGCCCATGGTCATCTTCCCGGGCATGCACTACTCGATGGGCGGCCTGCACGTCTCCTTCGAGGCGGACTCGCGCACCCAGACGCCGCTGGACGGCAGCCCGGTGAACCAGAGCACGCGCATCCCCGGCCTGTACGCGGCCGGCGAGGCGGACTACGCCTTCCACGGCGCGAACCGCCTGGGCGCCAACTCGCTCCTGTCCTGCATCTACTCCGGCATGATCGGCGGCCCGGCGATGGTGTCCTTCGCCAAGAGCCAGACGACCAGCGCCGCGGCGATGCCGGAGAAGTACTTCGCGGACGCGAAGAAGTACTGGCAGGACCGCTTCGCCACCATCAAGGCGATGAACGGGCAGGAGAACCCGTACCAGATCGCCAAGGAGCTGGGCGAGGTGATGACGGAGAACTGCACCGTCGTCCGCTACAACGACCGCCTGAAGAAGACCATCGAGCGCGTCCGTGAGCTCAAGCAGCGCTGGAACAACGTCAACGTGCTGGACACGGGCGTCGTCGCCAACCGCGCGCTGTCGTACACCAACCAGGTGTGGAACATGCTGGAGCTGGGCGAGGTGATTGCCACCAGCGCGCTCCTGCGCGACGAGAGCCGCGGCGCCCACTACAAGCCGGACTTCTCCCTGCCGGAGCCCAAGGTGAAGGACCCGACCCAGGATCCGGAGTGGATGGCCCTGTGGCGCCAGCGCCACGAGAAGTGGGCGAAGACGACCATCGCCACCTACGCCCCCCAGGGCCCGCAGATCTCCTACCAGGACCTGCCCACGCCGGTGCTGGACCCCGAGCCCCGCTGGTACGCGTAA
- the mdh gene encoding malate dehydrogenase, with translation MAHKKKKIGLIGGGQIGGNLALLAVQKNLGDVVLYDIPAAEGLVKGKALDINQLSAVDGYDSRVTGSTDWKDVAGSDVIIITAGVPRKPGMSREDLLDVNLKIMKDVAGNIKQHAPDAFVINVANPLDAMVFALHKIAGLKDNMVVGMAGVLDTSRFKCFVAEALGVSIRDVEALVLGGHGDDMVPLVRHSTVGGVPLTQLIAKDKLDAIIDRTRKGGAELVGLYKTGSAYFAPASSSIAMAESYLFDRKRVLPAAALLKGQYGINDFFFGVPAQIGAGGVEKIIEVELNDAEKAELNKSFTSVKGTVELVKL, from the coding sequence ATGGCTCACAAGAAGAAGAAGATCGGCCTCATCGGCGGCGGTCAGATCGGCGGCAACCTGGCGCTGCTGGCGGTCCAGAAGAACCTTGGCGACGTGGTGCTCTACGACATCCCGGCGGCCGAGGGCCTGGTCAAGGGCAAGGCGCTGGACATCAACCAGCTGTCCGCGGTCGACGGCTACGACAGCCGCGTCACCGGCTCCACGGACTGGAAGGACGTCGCGGGCTCGGACGTGATCATCATCACGGCCGGCGTGCCCCGGAAGCCGGGCATGTCCCGCGAGGACCTGCTGGACGTCAACCTGAAGATCATGAAGGACGTGGCGGGCAACATCAAGCAGCACGCCCCGGACGCCTTCGTCATCAACGTGGCCAACCCGCTGGACGCGATGGTGTTCGCGCTCCACAAGATCGCCGGCCTGAAGGACAACATGGTCGTGGGCATGGCGGGCGTGCTGGACACCAGCCGCTTCAAGTGCTTCGTGGCCGAGGCCCTGGGCGTGTCCATCCGTGACGTGGAGGCGCTCGTCCTCGGCGGCCACGGTGACGACATGGTCCCGCTCGTGCGCCACAGCACCGTGGGCGGCGTGCCCCTGACCCAGCTCATCGCCAAGGACAAGCTGGACGCCATCATCGACCGCACCCGCAAGGGCGGCGCGGAGCTGGTGGGCCTCTACAAGACGGGCAGCGCCTACTTCGCCCCGGCCTCCTCCTCCATCGCCATGGCGGAGAGCTACCTCTTCGACCGCAAGCGCGTGCTGCCGGCCGCCGCCCTGCTCAAGGGCCAGTACGGCATCAACGACTTCTTCTTCGGCGTCCCGGCGCAGATCGGCGCGGGCGGCGTGGAGAAGATCATCGAGGTGGAGCTCAACGACGCGGAGAAGGCCGAGCTGAACAAGTCCTTCACCTCCGTCAAGGGCACCGTCGAGCTCGTGAAGCTGTAG
- the icd gene encoding NADP-dependent isocitrate dehydrogenase, which produces MAPPSGEKITLQNGKLTVPNNPIIPYIEGDGTGRDIWKASQAVFDAAVEKAYGGKKKISWYEVLAGEKSFKQVNNWLPDETVAAFREYLVGIKGPLTTPVGGGIRSLNVALRQMLDLYVCLRPVRYFKGVPSPVKQPDKVDMVIFRENTEDIYAGIEFEAGTAQAEKFLGWLKQEFPKEAGKIRFPANVGIGIKPVSQEGTERLVRAAIQYAVDLKRKSVTLVHKGNIMKFTEGAFRKWGYDLAAREFGDKVYTWDQWEATKAAKGEDAANAEQKAAVSAGKIIIKDSIADITLQQVLTRPDEFDVIATLNLNGDYLSDALAAQVGGIGIAPGGNINYVSGHAVFEATHGTAPKYADLDKVNPGSVILSGEMMLRHMGWHEAADLIIKGMDKAIAARTVTYDFARLMKLETKETVSEVKCSEFGQAIIKHM; this is translated from the coding sequence ATGGCGCCTCCCTCTGGCGAGAAGATCACCCTGCAGAACGGCAAGCTGACCGTTCCGAACAACCCGATCATCCCCTACATCGAGGGCGACGGCACCGGCCGCGACATCTGGAAGGCCTCGCAGGCCGTGTTCGACGCGGCGGTGGAGAAGGCCTACGGCGGCAAGAAGAAGATCTCCTGGTACGAAGTGCTGGCTGGCGAGAAGTCCTTCAAGCAGGTGAACAACTGGCTGCCGGACGAGACGGTCGCCGCGTTCCGCGAGTACCTGGTGGGCATCAAGGGCCCGCTGACGACGCCGGTGGGCGGTGGCATCCGCTCCCTGAACGTGGCGCTGCGCCAGATGCTGGACCTGTACGTCTGCCTGCGCCCCGTGCGCTACTTCAAGGGCGTGCCCTCTCCGGTGAAGCAGCCGGACAAGGTGGACATGGTCATCTTCCGTGAGAACACGGAGGACATCTACGCGGGCATCGAGTTCGAGGCCGGCACCGCGCAGGCGGAGAAGTTCCTGGGCTGGCTGAAGCAGGAGTTCCCCAAGGAGGCGGGCAAGATCCGCTTCCCGGCGAACGTGGGCATCGGCATCAAGCCCGTGTCGCAGGAAGGCACGGAGCGCCTGGTGCGCGCGGCCATCCAGTACGCGGTGGACCTCAAGCGCAAGAGCGTCACGCTGGTCCACAAGGGCAACATCATGAAGTTCACCGAGGGCGCGTTCCGCAAGTGGGGCTACGACCTCGCGGCGCGTGAGTTCGGTGACAAGGTCTACACCTGGGACCAGTGGGAGGCCACCAAGGCCGCCAAGGGCGAGGACGCCGCCAACGCGGAGCAGAAGGCCGCGGTGTCCGCCGGGAAGATCATCATCAAGGACTCCATCGCGGACATCACCCTGCAGCAGGTGCTGACCCGTCCGGACGAGTTCGACGTCATCGCCACGCTCAACCTCAACGGCGACTACCTGTCGGACGCGCTCGCGGCGCAGGTGGGCGGCATCGGCATCGCGCCGGGCGGCAACATCAACTACGTCTCCGGCCACGCCGTCTTCGAGGCCACCCACGGCACCGCGCCCAAGTACGCGGACCTGGACAAGGTGAACCCGGGCTCCGTCATCCTCTCCGGCGAGATGATGCTCCGCCACATGGGGTGGCACGAGGCCGCGGACCTGATCATCAAGGGCATGGACAAGGCCATTGCCGCGCGCACCGTGACGTACGACTTCGCGCGCCTGATGAAGCTGGAGACGAAGGAGACCGTGTCCGAGGTGAAGTGCTCGGAGTTCGGTCAGGCCATCATCAAGCACATGTAG
- a CDS encoding HAMP domain-containing histidine kinase: MSAALDVMGSPGASSGGQGLESVDLPDVFQVDVAVCVRDALGLLGATRRLRGMEVALELPEDPVIARVSRRRLEQVLLLLVAHAADVAPSEAPSVRVVVDPPDDFGDVGPRFQVLMPGVSLSERETRSVVLSPLRVGSTQRRLARARELVDAMGGELAVERLEEGTAVSVVLPAPGLASF; encoded by the coding sequence CGCAGCGCTGGATGTGATGGGATCGCCGGGAGCCTCGTCCGGTGGCCAGGGGCTCGAGTCCGTGGACCTTCCCGACGTCTTCCAGGTGGACGTGGCGGTGTGCGTGCGGGACGCGCTGGGGCTGCTCGGCGCGACGCGGCGGCTGCGCGGCATGGAGGTCGCGCTGGAGCTCCCCGAGGATCCGGTGATCGCCCGGGTCAGCCGGCGCCGCCTGGAGCAGGTGCTCCTGTTGCTCGTCGCCCATGCGGCGGACGTGGCCCCGTCCGAGGCGCCTTCCGTGCGCGTGGTGGTGGATCCGCCGGACGACTTCGGGGACGTGGGGCCCCGCTTCCAGGTGCTGATGCCGGGCGTGAGCCTCTCCGAACGGGAGACGCGCTCGGTGGTGCTGTCCCCCCTGCGCGTGGGCAGCACCCAGCGGCGGCTCGCCCGCGCGCGGGAGCTGGTGGACGCCATGGGCGGCGAACTGGCCGTGGAGCGCCTGGAGGAGGGGACGGCCGTGAGCGTCGTCCTGCCGGCGCCGGGGCTCGCGAGCTTCTAG